In Cupriavidus basilensis, the following proteins share a genomic window:
- a CDS encoding MipA/OmpV family protein — MPIPFAPRRALLALALTLGATAAWAAPDVPATTAPASNWKISAGPGLYAAPDFPGSRSTLAYPIIYQDIDYGGRFFSRGFDLLGVYALNNDIWQIGADFQFDPTWRKSKNDSRLRGLGDVNMTMRARAFAQAQVSFVTFSADVAQDIAGQGQGLIANGDVLFSLPAGKWLFTLGPGVTWTNGKYMQTFFGVTAEQSARSGLQTHAVGAGLREWHANGIVSYEISRNWSALASVTFARLQGDAASSPITERRQQWTTMGAVTYRFR, encoded by the coding sequence ATGCCCATCCCCTTCGCGCCCCGCCGCGCACTTCTGGCTCTAGCCCTCACCCTGGGCGCCACAGCCGCCTGGGCAGCGCCTGACGTGCCGGCCACCACCGCGCCCGCCAGTAACTGGAAGATCTCTGCCGGCCCGGGCTTGTACGCCGCGCCGGATTTCCCCGGCTCGCGCAGCACGCTTGCTTATCCGATCATCTACCAGGACATCGACTACGGCGGCCGCTTCTTCTCGCGCGGCTTCGACCTGCTCGGGGTCTACGCGCTCAACAACGATATCTGGCAGATCGGCGCCGACTTCCAGTTCGACCCGACCTGGCGCAAAAGCAAGAATGACAGCCGGCTCAGAGGCCTGGGCGACGTCAACATGACCATGCGGGCGCGCGCATTCGCGCAGGCGCAGGTGTCGTTCGTGACGTTCTCGGCGGATGTGGCGCAGGATATCGCTGGCCAGGGCCAGGGCCTGATTGCGAATGGCGATGTGCTGTTCAGCCTGCCAGCCGGTAAGTGGCTATTCACATTGGGGCCAGGAGTGACCTGGACCAACGGCAAGTACATGCAGACGTTCTTCGGCGTCACGGCGGAGCAGAGCGCGCGTTCCGGCCTGCAGACGCATGCCGTGGGTGCTGGCCTGCGCGAGTGGCATGCGAACGGCATCGTCAGCTACGAGATCTCGCGCAACTGGTCCGCGCTGGCCTCCGTGACCTTTGCCCGGCTGCAGGGCGACGCGGCCAGCAGCCCGATCACCGAGCGGCGCCAGCAATGGACCACCATGGGCGCCGTGACCTACCGTTTCCGCTAA
- the fur gene encoding ferric iron uptake transcriptional regulator — translation MLMPPDSTEPIDLKRAGLKATSPRVRVLEVFRASLRRHLSAEDVYRILLAQEVDAGLSTIYRVLNQLVQANILLRLSFEADHAVFELNEGGHHDHLICVACGRVEEFRDEAIEIRQREVASANAFVLREHMLVLYGLCPGCRADKSIN, via the coding sequence ATGCTGATGCCTCCCGACAGTACCGAACCCATCGACCTCAAGCGTGCCGGACTCAAGGCAACGTCGCCGCGCGTTCGCGTGCTGGAAGTCTTCCGTGCCAGCCTGCGGCGCCACCTCAGTGCCGAAGACGTCTACCGCATCCTGCTGGCCCAGGAAGTCGACGCCGGCTTGTCGACGATCTACCGCGTGCTCAACCAGCTGGTGCAGGCCAACATCCTGTTGCGCCTCAGCTTCGAAGCCGATCACGCGGTGTTCGAACTCAACGAAGGCGGCCACCACGACCACCTGATCTGCGTGGCCTGCGGCCGCGTGGAAGAATTCCGCGACGAAGCCATCGAAATCCGCCAGCGCGAAGTGGCAAGCGCCAATGCCTTCGTGCTGCGCGAGCACATGCTGGTGCTATACGGCCTTTGCCCTGGGTGCCGGGCCGACAAATCCATCAACTGA